Proteins from a genomic interval of Clostridium sp. M62/1:
- a CDS encoding GrpB family protein, protein MIGLKKGTVKLVPHQKEWNENAESIIKLLKQLLGDTALDIQHIGSTSVFSIHAKPIIDIAVAVAVHDLKDIMPYVEVLRQHNILFHEEAVAGQVFFVIEDGDIRTHHIHIVRRNGTAWDNYINFRDYLNAILKKAMMYDDFKQKLAMQFSDDRKSYTAGKQEIIARLLSEASIWRAKEIAKNHSLSGS, encoded by the coding sequence ATGATAGGATTAAAAAAAGGAACAGTAAAATTAGTACCCCATCAAAAAGAATGGAATGAAAATGCTGAAAGTATAATCAAATTATTAAAGCAGCTCTTGGGAGATACCGCTCTTGATATTCAGCATATTGGAAGTACATCCGTTTTTTCGATTCACGCAAAGCCGATTATTGATATTGCTGTTGCTGTTGCTGTTCATGACTTGAAAGATATAATGCCTTATGTTGAAGTGCTTAGACAGCATAATATTCTTTTTCATGAAGAAGCCGTCGCAGGACAAGTATTTTTCGTGATAGAAGATGGTGATATACGAACACATCATATTCACATCGTCAGACGGAATGGAACCGCTTGGGACAACTATATCAATTTCCGAGACTATCTAAATGCAATTCTTAAAAAGGCGATGATGTATGACGATTTCAAGCAGAAACTGGCAATGCAGTTTTCAGACGATCGAAAGAGCTATACAGCAGGCAAGCAAGAAATTATAGCCCGGCTGTTGTCGGAAGCAAGTATCTGGAGAGCGAAAGAAATTGCCAAAAACCACAGTTTATCGGGCAGTTGA
- the rsmA gene encoding 16S rRNA (adenine(1518)-N(6)/adenine(1519)-N(6))-dimethyltransferase RsmA, translating to MENREAQNCKADSEKAEGSRITRPEEKLGNPQKTIQIIQKYGFAFQKKFGQNFLIDMHVLDKIIGAAGVTREDMVLEIGPGIGTMTQYLAESAKQVVAVEIDTNLIPILSETLAGYDNVTVINQDILKVDIKKLAEEYNGGRPIKVVANLPYYITTPIIMGLFESSVPIDNITVMVQKEVADRMQVGPGSKDYGALSLAVQYYAEPYIVANVPPNCFIPRPNVGSAVIRLTRHKKPPVEVKNRDLMFKLIRASFNQRRKTLLNGLNNSPEIPIGKEKIAAAIEQLGVPASVRGEALTLEQFARLSDLLEE from the coding sequence ATGGAAAACAGAGAAGCACAGAACTGTAAAGCAGACAGTGAGAAGGCGGAAGGCAGCAGGATAACCCGGCCGGAGGAGAAGCTGGGGAATCCGCAGAAAACCATACAGATCATTCAGAAATATGGCTTTGCCTTTCAAAAAAAATTCGGACAGAATTTCCTGATTGATATGCATGTGCTGGACAAGATTATTGGAGCTGCTGGAGTGACCAGGGAGGACATGGTGCTGGAAATCGGCCCTGGTATCGGAACGATGACCCAGTATCTGGCTGAGAGCGCAAAGCAGGTGGTGGCTGTGGAGATTGACACAAACCTGATTCCGATCCTCTCGGAAACCCTGGCCGGCTATGACAATGTGACAGTAATCAACCAGGATATTTTGAAAGTTGACATAAAAAAACTGGCAGAGGAGTATAACGGGGGAAGGCCTATTAAGGTTGTGGCAAATCTGCCCTACTATATCACAACGCCGATTATTATGGGGTTATTTGAGAGCAGTGTCCCCATTGACAATATCACCGTTATGGTGCAGAAGGAGGTGGCCGACCGGATGCAGGTGGGGCCTGGATCCAAAGATTACGGGGCGCTGTCCCTGGCGGTTCAGTATTATGCAGAACCGTATATTGTGGCAAATGTGCCCCCGAACTGCTTCATTCCAAGGCCCAATGTGGGTTCGGCGGTGATCCGGCTGACCAGACACAAAAAACCGCCTGTAGAGGTGAAGAACCGTGATCTGATGTTTAAGCTGATTCGGGCGTCCTTTAACCAGAGGAGAAAAACGCTGTTAAACGGCCTCAATAATTCTCCGGAGATTCCGATTGGAAAGGAAAAAATCGCCGCGGCCATCGAACAGCTCGGCGTTCCTGCGTCTGTAAGAGGCGAGGCGCTGACGCTGGAGCAGTTTGCAAGGCTTTCCGATCTGCTGGAGGAATAG
- a CDS encoding TatD family hydrolase has protein sequence MIFDTHAHYDDEAFDEDRDRVLMGLKEAGVGTVLNVGASMASSESTLALTEQYPFVYGSAGVHPSETAELDEEKFQRLCEILKNPKILAVGEIGLDYYWEEPEHEIQKKWFLRQLELARQMQLPVIIHSRDAAKDTLDMMKEARGGEIGGVIHCFSYGTEIAREYLNMGFFLGIGGVLTFKNAKKLKEVAAYAPIEQIVLETDCPYMAPTPHRGTRNTSANLPYVVNALAEIKGILPEQVIEITEQNARRLYRMDVKAVR, from the coding sequence TTGATATTCGACACACATGCACATTATGATGATGAGGCATTTGACGAGGACAGAGACAGGGTCCTTATGGGTCTTAAGGAAGCCGGAGTGGGGACGGTTCTCAATGTGGGCGCCAGTATGGCAAGCTCAGAGAGTACGCTTGCCCTGACGGAGCAGTACCCGTTTGTATATGGATCGGCGGGTGTCCACCCGAGCGAAACGGCAGAGCTTGACGAGGAAAAGTTTCAAAGACTCTGCGAAATTCTTAAGAACCCTAAAATACTGGCGGTGGGAGAGATAGGGCTTGATTATTACTGGGAAGAGCCGGAGCATGAGATCCAGAAGAAATGGTTTTTGCGCCAGCTTGAGCTGGCCAGGCAAATGCAGCTGCCGGTGATCATCCACAGCAGGGATGCCGCAAAGGATACGCTTGATATGATGAAGGAAGCCCGGGGCGGGGAGATCGGCGGCGTCATTCACTGTTTTTCCTATGGAACGGAGATAGCCAGGGAATACCTCAATATGGGATTCTTCCTGGGCATCGGCGGTGTGCTGACTTTTAAAAATGCCAAAAAGCTCAAGGAGGTTGCCGCCTACGCTCCCATAGAGCAGATTGTTCTGGAGACAGACTGCCCCTACATGGCCCCTACTCCTCACCGGGGAACCAGGAATACCTCGGCCAATCTTCCCTATGTGGTAAATGCCCTGGCTGAAATCAAGGGAATCCTGCCGGAGCAGGTAATCGAGATTACAGAACAAAATGCCAGAAGGCTTTACCGGATGGACGTCAAAGCGGTCAGATGA
- a CDS encoding EcsC family protein — protein sequence MIFRRGTPVQKEWEAFIKREKKALERYGCQRESFWEKRLSGLVPQGLSAKLEAAFEKAFRAVLAGGTGVIEKTYSREKLELEYRARDYKTGLMPTRKHIRENSRIARRQRTASTVAAGVEGAGLGLLGIGIPDIPLFLAALFRNLYKLCLHYGIDYENPEEKELLLEMIALSLYQGEDFQQRDAALNRRLYEMAVKDWRIREKTGKAGAATAGEAKRSVSSDAVREAARALSGELLYLKFLQGIAIVGVIGGACDSICMSRISKYASLKFERRHLLRLVISEAGGPAGK from the coding sequence ATGATTTTCAGAAGGGGGACGCCTGTCCAGAAGGAGTGGGAGGCTTTTATAAAGCGCGAGAAAAAGGCTTTGGAGCGGTATGGCTGTCAGAGAGAATCATTCTGGGAGAAGCGTCTGTCCGGCCTGGTTCCCCAAGGTCTTTCCGCAAAGCTGGAAGCCGCATTTGAAAAAGCCTTCCGGGCAGTATTAGCCGGCGGCACAGGGGTGATCGAAAAAACATATTCCAGGGAGAAACTGGAACTGGAATACAGGGCAAGAGATTACAAAACAGGACTGATGCCTACAAGAAAGCACATCCGGGAAAACTCCAGGATTGCCAGAAGGCAGAGAACGGCTTCCACAGTGGCTGCGGGTGTGGAGGGGGCAGGACTTGGATTGCTGGGAATCGGAATTCCCGACATACCGCTGTTTCTGGCAGCTCTGTTCAGAAACCTTTATAAGCTCTGCCTTCATTATGGCATTGATTATGAGAATCCGGAGGAGAAGGAGCTTCTGCTTGAAATGATTGCCCTTTCTCTTTATCAGGGAGAGGATTTTCAGCAGAGAGATGCTGCTCTGAACAGAAGGCTGTACGAGATGGCGGTCAAGGACTGGAGGATAAGAGAAAAGACAGGAAAAGCCGGAGCGGCCACTGCAGGTGAAGCAAAGAGGAGTGTTTCTTCAGATGCTGTCAGGGAGGCTGCCCGTGCGCTTTCAGGAGAACTTTTGTACTTGAAATTTTTGCAGGGAATTGCTATTGTGGGAGTGATAGGCGGAGCCTGTGACAGTATCTGCATGAGCAGGATCTCCAAGTACGCTTCCCTGAAGTTTGAGAGACGTCATCTGCTTCGTCTGGTTATTTCCGAAGCTGGAGGGCCTGCAGGAAAATAA
- the metG gene encoding methionine--tRNA ligase: protein MCQNCKKPYYITTAIAYTSGKPHIGNTYEIVLADSIARYKREQGYDVRFQTGTDEHGQKIELKAAEAGVTPKEFVDQVAGEIKTIWDLMNTSYDKFIRTTDADHEEQVQKIFKKLYDQGDIYKGYYEGMYCTPCESFFTESQLVDGKCPDCGRPVQPAKEEAYFFRMSKYAQRLIDYINEHPEFIQPVSRKNEMMNNFLLPGLQDLCVSRTSFTWGIPVSFDPKHVTYVWLDALTNYITGLGYNCGGENGELFDKYWPADLHLIGKDIIRFHTIYWPIFLMALDLPLPKQVFGHPWLLQGDGKMSKSKGNVLYADTLVDFFGVDAVRYFVLHEMPFDNDGVITWELMVERMNSDLANILGNLVNRTISMTNKYFGGVVEKTGVTEDVDADLKAVVLEAVKKADEKMDRLRVADAITEIFGIFRRSNKYIDETTPWALAKDEEKKARLSEVLYNLTEAITIGASLLASFMPETSEKILSQLNTQKRSLESMNEFGLYPSGNKVTEKPEILFARMDIKEVLEKVEAMKSAEEARKGAESEGKAEEAAQVIDVEAKPEITYDDFAKLQFQVGEIISCEAVPKSKKLLCSQVRIGSQVRQILSGIKAWYTPEEMVGKKVMVVTNLKPAKLAGMLSEGMILCAEDAEGNVVLMQPEKDVPAGAEIG, encoded by the coding sequence ATGTGTCAGAATTGTAAGAAGCCGTACTATATTACGACGGCTATTGCCTACACATCTGGTAAGCCGCATATTGGAAATACCTATGAGATTGTGCTGGCAGACAGTATTGCAAGATATAAGAGGGAGCAGGGCTATGACGTGCGGTTCCAGACAGGAACAGACGAGCACGGACAGAAGATTGAGTTAAAGGCAGCGGAGGCCGGCGTTACCCCGAAGGAATTTGTAGATCAGGTGGCGGGAGAGATCAAGACCATCTGGGATCTGATGAATACTTCCTACGACAAGTTCATCCGCACCACAGATGCTGACCATGAGGAGCAGGTACAGAAAATTTTCAAAAAGCTCTACGATCAGGGAGATATCTACAAGGGATATTATGAGGGAATGTACTGCACGCCCTGCGAGTCCTTCTTTACAGAGTCTCAGCTGGTTGACGGCAAGTGCCCGGACTGCGGCCGCCCGGTGCAGCCTGCCAAGGAGGAGGCTTATTTCTTCCGTATGAGCAAGTACGCCCAGAGACTGATTGACTATATTAATGAGCATCCGGAATTTATCCAGCCTGTCTCCAGGAAGAATGAGATGATGAATAACTTCCTGCTGCCGGGCCTTCAGGATCTGTGTGTGTCCAGAACCTCCTTTACCTGGGGAATTCCTGTCTCCTTTGATCCAAAGCATGTGACCTATGTGTGGCTGGATGCCCTGACAAACTATATCACAGGTCTTGGCTATAACTGCGGAGGGGAGAACGGAGAACTGTTTGATAAATACTGGCCGGCAGACCTTCACCTGATCGGGAAGGATATTATCCGGTTCCATACCATATACTGGCCGATTTTCCTGATGGCCCTGGATCTGCCCCTTCCAAAGCAGGTATTCGGCCATCCGTGGCTTCTGCAGGGAGACGGCAAGATGAGCAAGTCCAAAGGAAATGTGCTCTATGCAGACACCCTGGTAGATTTCTTCGGAGTGGACGCTGTGCGCTATTTCGTACTTCACGAGATGCCCTTTGATAATGACGGTGTCATTACCTGGGAACTGATGGTAGAGCGCATGAATTCCGATCTGGCCAATATCCTGGGCAACCTGGTAAACAGAACTATCTCCATGACCAATAAATATTTCGGCGGCGTGGTGGAGAAAACAGGCGTCACAGAGGATGTGGATGCTGACTTAAAGGCTGTTGTGTTAGAGGCAGTGAAGAAGGCAGACGAGAAGATGGACAGGCTGCGCGTAGCTGATGCTATCACAGAGATCTTCGGTATCTTCAGGAGAAGCAACAAATATATCGATGAGACAACTCCGTGGGCCCTCGCAAAGGATGAGGAGAAGAAGGCCCGTCTGTCCGAGGTTCTCTACAACCTGACAGAGGCCATTACAATCGGAGCATCTCTGCTTGCATCCTTCATGCCGGAAACTTCTGAGAAGATTCTCAGCCAGTTAAATACACAGAAGAGAAGTCTTGAGAGCATGAATGAGTTCGGCCTTTATCCGTCAGGAAATAAGGTGACAGAGAAGCCTGAGATTCTGTTTGCACGTATGGATATAAAGGAAGTGCTTGAAAAGGTAGAGGCCATGAAGAGCGCTGAGGAAGCCCGGAAAGGGGCAGAGAGCGAGGGAAAGGCTGAGGAGGCTGCCCAGGTGATTGACGTGGAGGCCAAGCCTGAGATTACCTATGATGACTTCGCAAAGCTCCAGTTCCAGGTAGGAGAGATCATCTCCTGCGAGGCAGTTCCGAAATCCAAGAAGCTCCTCTGCTCCCAGGTGAGAATCGGAAGCCAGGTACGCCAGATTCTGAGCGGAATCAAGGCATGGTACACTCCGGAGGAGATGGTGGGAAAGAAGGTTATGGTTGTCACCAACTTAAAGCCTGCCAAATTAGCCGGAATGCTCTCTGAGGGAATGATTCTCTGCGCAGAGGATGCAGAGGGCAATGTGGTCCTGATGCAGCCGGAGAAGGATGTGCCGGCAGGCGCTGAGATCGGCTAG
- a CDS encoding TRAP transporter large permease, giving the protein MIYILLLFVLFLVGIPICFSLGLVSIVGMVQGATPMIVVIQRLFTGADSTALIAIPLFILAGGLMVQGGISNRIVSFADALIGHFPSGLALVSILACMFFAAITGSAIAATAAIGGIMIPIMREKNYEDTFSAPLIACGGSIGPIIPPSIPLLLYGTMANVSVGKLFIGGFIPGIIMGVGLMIYSYIVGKKRHYVGREKKASREEILRTGKDALLALIMPIIIIGGILSGIFTATESGAIACAYAIVIGGLVYRELKLKNMFALLVDCAKSTGQVLVVVACASLFTWVITVAQVPQTVSALLSDSIHSRVLLLLIINIILLIAGTFIDTTSALVIFTPLFLPLVQAMGIDLIHFGLVMAVNLTIGMCTPPLGVCLFVSGSIAKVSLKEQMRDLLPMLGVLLIVLLIITYIPQTVTFLPELLG; this is encoded by the coding sequence ATGATTTATATTTTATTACTGTTTGTACTGTTTTTGGTTGGAATTCCCATCTGCTTTTCGCTGGGACTTGTATCAATAGTTGGAATGGTTCAGGGAGCGACTCCGATGATCGTGGTGATTCAGAGGCTGTTTACGGGAGCTGACAGCACTGCACTTATCGCTATCCCCCTGTTTATTCTGGCAGGAGGCCTGATGGTGCAGGGCGGAATCTCAAATAGGATTGTCAGCTTTGCAGACGCGCTGATCGGACATTTTCCAAGCGGTCTTGCCCTGGTGAGCATTCTGGCGTGTATGTTCTTTGCTGCGATAACTGGTTCAGCTATTGCTGCTACGGCCGCTATCGGAGGAATCATGATTCCGATTATGAGAGAGAAAAACTATGAGGATACCTTTTCGGCGCCGCTGATTGCCTGCGGAGGTTCTATCGGCCCTATTATCCCGCCAAGTATTCCCCTTCTGCTTTATGGTACCATGGCGAATGTAAGCGTGGGAAAGCTGTTTATAGGCGGATTTATTCCAGGAATTATCATGGGTGTAGGACTGATGATTTACAGCTACATCGTGGGCAAAAAACGTCATTATGTGGGAAGAGAGAAGAAGGCCAGCCGTGAGGAGATTCTGAGAACGGGAAAAGATGCACTTCTCGCCCTGATTATGCCGATTATCATTATCGGAGGGATTCTGTCCGGTATTTTTACGGCCACAGAGTCCGGGGCAATCGCCTGCGCCTATGCGATTGTGATTGGAGGCCTTGTTTACAGGGAGCTGAAGCTGAAAAACATGTTTGCTCTGCTTGTGGACTGCGCAAAATCTACGGGACAGGTTCTGGTGGTTGTGGCCTGTGCAAGCCTGTTTACATGGGTGATTACGGTGGCTCAGGTTCCACAGACAGTAAGCGCTCTGTTATCAGATTCCATCCACAGCCGTGTACTTCTGCTGCTGATTATCAACATTATTCTTCTGATTGCAGGAACCTTTATTGACACGACAAGCGCGCTTGTTATCTTTACACCGCTGTTCCTTCCTCTGGTGCAGGCTATGGGAATTGACCTGATCCATTTTGGACTTGTAATGGCTGTGAATCTGACAATCGGTATGTGTACGCCGCCTCTGGGCGTCTGCCTCTTTGTCTCAGGTTCCATCGCGAAGGTCAGTCTGAAGGAACAGATGCGGGATCTGCTTCCCATGCTGGGAGTACTTCTGATTGTACTTCTGATCATTACATACATTCCTCAGACCGTTACCTTCCTGCCGGAACTTTTGGGTTAA
- a CDS encoding TRAP transporter small permease has product MIDKLIDGLARGIMGVSALLVFVITFLQVLCRFVLKSPLPWSTDILRLAFTYLVFWGAAWCVREKEHLNVDVVLTALPAGVRRWTEIVINLILCGFFIFLIYFGIQFCIFGWTQTTSYLPLPMSVYYASIPSAGAAMLYYMVKILIRQIRDNGEGRA; this is encoded by the coding sequence ATGATTGATAAATTGATAGACGGACTTGCCAGAGGGATTATGGGAGTGAGTGCACTGCTGGTATTTGTGATTACATTTCTGCAGGTTCTGTGCCGTTTTGTGCTGAAATCGCCTCTGCCCTGGAGCACAGATATCCTTCGTCTGGCTTTTACCTATCTGGTATTCTGGGGAGCAGCCTGGTGCGTGAGGGAGAAAGAGCATTTGAACGTGGATGTAGTTCTCACCGCCCTGCCTGCAGGTGTGCGCCGGTGGACAGAGATAGTGATAAATTTAATTTTGTGCGGATTTTTCATCTTCCTTATCTATTTCGGGATCCAGTTCTGCATCTTTGGATGGACGCAGACCACATCCTATCTGCCGCTTCCCATGTCAGTCTACTATGCAAGCATCCCCAGCGCGGGAGCGGCAATGCTCTACTACATGGTTAAAATTCTCATAAGACAGATCCGAGATAACGGGGAGGGCCGGGCATGA
- the dctP gene encoding TRAP transporter substrate-binding protein DctP, with product MRKGRVAAFFLAAAAAVLLSGCSSADGSGERIKLKIATVGNESHQSTIAASVFKEKLEEIAGDRFEITVYPNAQLGGEREMAEGVKIGSIEMAVVTTDGALPSFVPETQVLAIPYLFADKEEAYYVLDGYLQEALRPEFEEQGFKHLAFCELGFRHFTNNVREVTKAEDMKGLSIRVQESPIWFALADYLDFIATPISFNELYTALQQGTVDGQENPIASISSSAFDEVQKYMCLDGHTYAPESMIMNMDFYNRLTEEERTWIDEASAYARDTQRQMVTDMEEEMLKSIESKGVKVCREPDLESFRNVTETLYQDPAVTALVSPELTEGVRAAVAEYEAEHEEMGGSEND from the coding sequence ATGAGAAAAGGAAGGGTAGCAGCTTTTTTTCTGGCGGCGGCAGCGGCAGTGCTGCTCTCAGGATGCAGCAGTGCAGATGGCTCCGGGGAGAGAATTAAGCTGAAGATCGCCACAGTAGGAAATGAGTCACATCAGTCAACCATAGCGGCATCCGTGTTTAAGGAGAAGCTGGAGGAGATTGCAGGGGACAGATTTGAAATTACCGTATACCCAAATGCACAGCTTGGCGGAGAGAGGGAGATGGCAGAGGGAGTCAAGATTGGCTCCATAGAGATGGCAGTTGTCACCACTGACGGTGCCCTTCCCAGCTTTGTGCCGGAAACTCAGGTCCTTGCAATTCCCTATCTTTTTGCAGACAAGGAGGAGGCCTACTATGTGCTGGACGGGTATCTTCAGGAGGCACTGAGGCCGGAATTTGAGGAGCAGGGCTTTAAACACCTTGCCTTCTGTGAGCTTGGATTTCGCCATTTCACCAACAATGTAAGGGAGGTGACGAAGGCGGAGGACATGAAGGGCCTGTCCATCCGGGTGCAGGAGTCGCCCATCTGGTTTGCCCTTGCAGATTATCTGGATTTTATCGCAACTCCGATTTCCTTTAATGAGCTCTATACGGCCCTGCAGCAGGGGACGGTGGACGGACAGGAAAACCCGATCGCCTCGATTTCTTCTTCTGCCTTTGACGAGGTTCAGAAATACATGTGCCTGGACGGTCACACCTATGCACCGGAGAGCATGATTATGAATATGGATTTCTACAACCGCCTGACAGAGGAGGAGAGGACCTGGATCGATGAGGCGTCAGCCTATGCCAGAGATACCCAGAGACAGATGGTGACAGATATGGAGGAGGAGATGCTGAAATCCATCGAGTCGAAGGGGGTAAAGGTTTGCCGCGAACCGGATCTGGAATCCTTCAGAAATGTCACGGAGACCCTTTACCAGGATCCGGCTGTGACGGCCCTGGTTTCGCCGGAGCTTACGGAAGGCGTGAGGGCGGCTGTGGCAGAGTATGAGGCAGAGCATGAAGAAATGGGGGGAAGTGAAAATGATTGA
- a CDS encoding DUF2848 family protein, whose amino-acid sequence MSQMRFTVLGRTGETVLDLEYERVFAIGYAGRDMEKTMEHIRELERELGVPAPKKIPTIFQCGNYVLTQERELTFVGDKTCGEVEYVIVLCHGKIYIGVGSDHTDRELEAVNVPKAKQICAKPICASLWDYEEIKDHWDEIRLRSWQTVGGEEILYQEGTLRDILPVETILKELNERVGAVDNCVIFSGTVPVKNGFRFGSNFRYEMEDEILGRKLSADYNAEAISEEER is encoded by the coding sequence ATGAGCCAGATGAGATTTACTGTATTGGGCAGGACGGGAGAAACCGTTCTGGATTTAGAGTATGAGAGAGTGTTTGCCATCGGTTATGCAGGAAGAGATATGGAAAAGACCATGGAGCATATCAGGGAGCTGGAGAGAGAGCTGGGAGTACCGGCCCCGAAAAAAATTCCCACCATTTTTCAGTGCGGCAATTACGTTCTTACTCAGGAGCGGGAGTTGACTTTTGTGGGGGACAAGACTTGCGGCGAGGTAGAGTATGTGATTGTACTTTGCCATGGAAAAATATACATCGGAGTTGGAAGCGACCACACAGACCGTGAACTGGAGGCTGTAAACGTCCCAAAAGCAAAGCAGATCTGCGCAAAACCTATCTGCGCCAGTCTGTGGGACTATGAGGAGATAAAGGATCACTGGGATGAAATCCGACTGCGTTCCTGGCAGACTGTAGGGGGAGAGGAGATCTTATATCAGGAAGGAACGCTCAGAGATATTCTCCCGGTAGAAACTATTTTAAAGGAGCTGAATGAGAGGGTGGGAGCTGTAGATAACTGTGTGATTTTTTCAGGAACAGTTCCGGTGAAAAATGGTTTTCGCTTTGGCAGCAATTTCAGATACGAGATGGAGGATGAGATTCTGGGGAGAAAGCTGTCTGCAGATTACAATGCAGAGGCCATCAGTGAGGAGGAGAGATAA
- a CDS encoding carbon-nitrogen family hydrolase — protein sequence MRVAMIQMDMELGRPDENFEKAVRLTEEACAARPDVITLPETWNVGFFPRKNLEELSDRDCSRVRENFSMLARQHAVNIIAGTVANRKPDGGIYNTACVFDRKGELTAQYDKVHLFSPSGEHEFFRCGDRPCNFELDGIPCSLAVCYDIRFPELIRSEMLAGSKVQFVVAQWPEARRLHWDTLNRARAIESQSYVCCTNSVGTAGEVRCAGHSAVYGPMGECLILGGEKEQILVADLELSEVDRVRSSINVYHDRRPEAYRL from the coding sequence ATGAGAGTTGCAATGATTCAGATGGACATGGAGCTTGGACGGCCGGACGAAAATTTTGAAAAAGCGGTCAGGCTGACAGAGGAGGCCTGTGCGGCCAGGCCGGACGTAATTACGCTGCCGGAAACGTGGAATGTGGGCTTCTTTCCCAGAAAAAATCTGGAAGAGCTGTCAGACAGGGACTGCAGCCGTGTCAGGGAGAATTTTTCTATGCTGGCCCGTCAGCACGCAGTCAATATTATCGCCGGGACTGTGGCCAACAGAAAACCGGACGGAGGGATTTATAATACAGCCTGCGTGTTTGACAGAAAGGGAGAGCTGACGGCCCAGTACGATAAGGTGCACCTGTTCAGTCCATCCGGGGAGCATGAATTTTTTCGCTGCGGGGATCGCCCCTGCAATTTTGAGCTGGATGGAATTCCCTGCAGCCTGGCGGTCTGCTACGACATCCGGTTCCCGGAGCTAATCCGGTCTGAGATGCTGGCCGGTTCAAAGGTTCAGTTTGTGGTGGCTCAGTGGCCGGAAGCCAGACGGCTTCACTGGGATACCCTTAACCGTGCCAGGGCCATTGAAAGCCAGAGTTATGTGTGCTGCACGAATTCTGTGGGAACGGCCGGGGAAGTAAGGTGCGCAGGCCATTCAGCAGTCTACGGCCCCATGGGCGAATGCCTTATTCTGGGAGGGGAAAAGGAACAGATCCTGGTAGCCGATCTGGAGCTTTCGGAGGTGGACAGAGTTCGTTCCTCCATCAATGTCTATCACGACAGAAGGCCGGAGGCATACCGGCTTTAA
- a CDS encoding GntR family transcriptional regulator, giving the protein MVQKQLSYKYQVYNELKKGILTGQYPPGSVMNERKLSEEMGISRTPIREGLQMLARDGWLQMETYKGAVVREFDPHYMWELIRIRYALELSAVEDAVRNMTDEGLRRLRQIQENQREDLLNYNVDEFIRHDREFHSCIYEMSLNRELMKLASNYYDVFRFLGTQAVMGTEERRLTTIEEHQAILDAAEKHDPQAAVQAMKMHMEQTEKNIRRHIKIAP; this is encoded by the coding sequence ATGGTACAGAAACAGTTGTCATATAAATATCAGGTATATAATGAGCTTAAAAAGGGGATTCTTACAGGACAGTATCCGCCTGGAAGTGTTATGAATGAGAGAAAGCTTTCAGAGGAAATGGGAATCAGCCGTACACCTATCCGGGAGGGCCTGCAGATGCTGGCCAGGGATGGATGGCTTCAGATGGAAACCTATAAGGGAGCGGTTGTCCGGGAGTTTGATCCCCATTATATGTGGGAATTAATCAGAATACGGTATGCATTGGAGCTGTCGGCCGTTGAGGATGCAGTGCGAAATATGACGGACGAAGGACTGAGGAGGCTTCGTCAGATTCAGGAAAACCAGAGAGAAGATCTTCTCAATTATAATGTAGATGAATTTATCAGGCATGACAGAGAGTTCCATTCCTGTATCTATGAGATGAGCCTTAACAGAGAGCTGATGAAGCTGGCCAGCAATTACTACGATGTGTTTCGCTTTCTGGGAACACAGGCAGTGATGGGAACAGAGGAGCGCCGTCTGACAACTATAGAAGAGCATCAGGCAATTCTGGATGCAGCGGAAAAACATGATCCGCAGGCCGCTGTCCAGGCTATGAAAATGCATATGGAACAGACTGAAAAAAATATCCGGCGGCATATTAAAATTGCCCCGTAA